One part of the Nostoc sp. PCC 7120 = FACHB-418 genome encodes these proteins:
- a CDS encoding DEAD/DEAH box helicase produces the protein MAILHGSWILNEQESCLFIWGETWRSPQVDFNFAEISLNPLALSALELSEWLQSQHQAIAKLLPQQLEKRTSKAASSVKINLLTHSQIIALPTEISQPRKKETILISPVHSAALASESDSEVYLQTWRVEGFCLPPSAAIKLLTSLPLNITSGENAFLGGDLRFWSQIARWSLDLISRSKFLPIIQRQPNNSVSAKWQVLLDSAVDGTRLEKFAAKMPLVCRTYQEIGSGESPIYIDFPSQPQDLILGFLNSAIDTQLREMVGNQPVVETRLMASLPSAVRQWLQALIAASNSIDADAVGLERLEAALKAWTMPLQYQLASKNQFRTCFELRSPEPDETEWTLAYFLQAADDPEFLVDAATIWQNPVEQLIYQQRTIEEPQETFLRGLGLASRLYPVIAPTLDTESPQFCHLKPMQAYEFIKAVAWRFEDSGLGVILPPSLANREGWANRLGLKISAETPKKKPGRLGLQSLLNFQWHLAIGGQTISKAEFDRLVALKSPLVEINGEWVELRPQDIKTAEAFFTARKDQMALSLEDALRLSSGDTQVIEKLPVVSFEASGALQELIGALTNNQAVAPLPTPKNFQGQLRPYQERGAAWLAFLERWGLGACLADDMGLGKTIQFIAFLLHLKEQDVLEKPTLLVCPTSVLGNWEREVRKFAPTLKVLQYHGDKRPKGKAFQEAVKKHDLVITSYSLIHRDIKSLQGIPWQIIVLDEAQNVKNAEAKQSQAVRQLETTFRIALTGTPVENRLQELWSILDFLNPGYLGNKQFFQRRFAMPIEKYGDAASLNQLRALVQPFILRRLKTDRDIIQDLPDKQEMTVFCGLTGEQAALYQKAVETSLAEIESAEGLQRRGMILALLIKLKQICNHPAQYLKINTLEQHSSGKLQRLEEMLEEVLAESNTYGVAGAGRALIFTQFAEWGKLLKPHLEKQLGREIFFLYGGTSKKQREEMIDRFQHDPQGPPIMILSLKAGGVGLNLTRANHVFHFDRWWNPAVENQATDRVFRIGQTRNVQVHKFVCNGTLEEKIHDMIESKKQLAEQVVGAGEEWLTELDTDQLRNLLILDRSTVIDEEAD, from the coding sequence ATGGCAATTCTACACGGTAGTTGGATATTAAATGAGCAGGAGAGTTGTTTATTTATTTGGGGGGAAACTTGGCGATCGCCACAAGTGGATTTTAATTTTGCGGAGATATCCCTCAATCCCTTGGCGCTGTCTGCACTGGAATTAAGTGAGTGGTTGCAGTCTCAACATCAGGCGATCGCTAAGTTGTTACCGCAACAATTGGAAAAACGAACCTCCAAAGCAGCAAGTTCTGTAAAAATAAATTTATTAACTCATTCACAAATAATTGCCCTGCCAACGGAAATTTCCCAACCTCGTAAAAAAGAAACCATTTTAATTTCTCCTGTGCATTCTGCCGCTTTAGCATCTGAGTCAGACTCTGAAGTTTATTTACAAACTTGGCGTGTAGAAGGTTTTTGTCTTCCTCCTAGTGCAGCAATTAAATTGCTAACTTCTTTACCTTTAAATATAACTAGTGGGGAGAATGCTTTTTTAGGTGGAGATTTACGTTTCTGGTCACAAATTGCCCGTTGGAGTTTAGATTTAATTTCTAGGTCTAAGTTTCTCCCAATTATCCAACGACAACCTAATAATTCTGTAAGTGCTAAATGGCAAGTACTTTTAGATAGTGCCGTAGATGGAACTCGTTTAGAAAAGTTTGCTGCGAAGATGCCCTTGGTTTGTCGGACTTATCAAGAAATTGGGAGTGGGGAATCTCCTATATATATAGATTTTCCTAGTCAGCCGCAGGATTTAATCTTGGGTTTTCTCAATAGTGCGATAGATACGCAATTGCGGGAGATGGTGGGGAATCAGCCTGTGGTGGAAACTCGGTTGATGGCATCTTTACCATCGGCGGTGCGACAGTGGTTGCAAGCGTTAATTGCTGCATCTAATTCAATTGATGCAGATGCTGTTGGTTTAGAAAGGCTGGAAGCGGCGCTCAAGGCTTGGACGATGCCGCTACAATATCAACTAGCAAGTAAAAATCAATTTCGCACTTGTTTTGAATTACGTTCTCCAGAACCAGACGAAACTGAATGGACGCTGGCGTATTTCCTGCAAGCAGCCGATGATCCAGAATTTTTAGTAGATGCGGCGACTATTTGGCAAAATCCTGTTGAACAGCTAATTTATCAACAGCGAACGATTGAAGAACCCCAGGAAACGTTTTTGCGAGGTTTGGGGTTAGCTTCTCGATTGTATCCGGTCATTGCCCCCACTTTAGATACAGAATCACCCCAATTTTGTCATCTCAAGCCCATGCAGGCTTATGAATTTATCAAGGCTGTGGCTTGGCGATTTGAAGATAGCGGCTTAGGGGTGATTTTACCTCCTAGTTTGGCGAATCGTGAAGGCTGGGCAAATCGCTTGGGTTTGAAAATCTCCGCCGAAACGCCGAAGAAAAAACCAGGACGCTTAGGATTGCAGAGTTTGCTCAATTTCCAATGGCACTTAGCGATTGGTGGGCAAACTATTTCTAAAGCTGAATTTGACAGACTGGTAGCTTTAAAAAGCCCATTGGTAGAAATTAACGGCGAGTGGGTGGAATTACGTCCCCAAGATATCAAAACAGCTGAAGCCTTTTTTACTGCGCGTAAAGACCAAATGGCCTTATCTTTAGAAGATGCCTTACGTCTAAGTAGTGGCGATACACAAGTAATTGAGAAATTACCAGTAGTCAGCTTTGAAGCCTCTGGCGCATTACAAGAATTGATTGGGGCGCTGACAAATAATCAAGCAGTTGCACCATTACCTACGCCGAAAAACTTCCAAGGACAGTTACGTCCTTATCAAGAAAGGGGTGCGGCTTGGTTGGCGTTCCTCGAACGCTGGGGTTTAGGTGCTTGTCTCGCCGACGACATGGGACTGGGAAAAACGATACAGTTCATTGCTTTCCTTCTCCATCTTAAAGAACAGGATGTATTAGAAAAACCAACTTTACTAGTGTGTCCTACTTCTGTTTTAGGTAACTGGGAACGAGAGGTGAGAAAATTTGCACCTACACTTAAAGTTCTCCAGTATCATGGTGACAAACGTCCTAAAGGTAAAGCATTTCAAGAAGCAGTAAAAAAACATGATTTAGTTATTACAAGTTACTCATTAATTCATAGAGATATCAAATCATTGCAGGGTATTCCTTGGCAAATAATTGTTTTAGATGAAGCCCAAAATGTGAAGAATGCGGAAGCCAAACAATCACAAGCAGTCAGACAATTAGAAACAACATTTCGTATTGCTTTAACAGGTACACCAGTAGAAAATAGACTACAAGAACTTTGGTCAATTTTAGATTTTCTTAATCCTGGTTACTTAGGTAATAAGCAATTCTTTCAAAGACGTTTTGCTATGCCAATTGAAAAGTATGGTGATGCAGCATCTTTAAATCAATTGCGTGCTTTAGTGCAACCATTTATTCTGCGTCGGCTGAAAACAGACCGTGATATTATTCAAGACTTGCCCGATAAGCAAGAAATGACAGTATTTTGTGGTTTGACTGGAGAACAAGCTGCACTTTATCAAAAAGCGGTAGAAACATCTTTAGCAGAAATTGAATCAGCCGAAGGATTGCAACGCCGAGGGATGATTTTAGCTTTATTAATTAAACTCAAACAAATCTGCAATCATCCAGCCCAATATCTGAAAATAAATACATTAGAACAACACAGTTCTGGAAAACTGCAAAGATTAGAAGAAATGTTAGAAGAGGTGTTAGCAGAGAGTAATACTTACGGTGTTGCCGGTGCGGGACGTGCTTTGATTTTTACCCAATTTGCAGAATGGGGTAAGTTACTCAAACCACATTTAGAAAAACAACTAGGGCGGGAAATATTTTTCTTATATGGTGGTACGAGTAAAAAGCAACGAGAAGAAATGATTGACCGTTTTCAACACGACCCCCAAGGGCCACCAATTATGATTCTCTCCCTCAAAGCAGGTGGTGTAGGGTTGAACTTAACCAGGGCAAATCATGTATTTCACTTTGATAGATGGTGGAATCCAGCCGTAGAGAATCAAGCTACAGACCGCGTATTTCGCATTGGTCAAACTCGCAATGTACAGGTGCATAAATTTGTTTGTAATGGCACCTTAGAAGAGAAAATTCACGACATGATTGAAAGTAAAAAACAACTAGCGGAACAGGTTGTTGGAGCAGGCGAAGAATGGTTAACTGAATTAGATACAGATCAACTCCGCAACTTACTGATACTTGATCGTAGTACAGTAATTGATGAAGAAGCAGATTGA
- a CDS encoding Uma2 family endonuclease has product MLSSSLVIQMPPSMQMTDEQFFDFCQVNRDLRIEMNQFGEISIMPPTGSETGNRNFNVALQLGVWSEKDGTGICFDSSTGFTLSTGAKRSPDASWMKVERWNALSSEQKQRFAPICPDFVIELRSPSDNLQPLKDKMAEYMQEPGVQLGFLIDRKHRQVYIYRPGQSEECLENPETVSAHPILPGFSLNMSKIW; this is encoded by the coding sequence ATGCTGTCATCTTCCTTAGTGATCCAAATGCCGCCATCAATGCAAATGACAGACGAACAATTCTTTGATTTCTGTCAAGTAAATCGTGATCTACGCATTGAAATGAATCAATTCGGAGAAATATCAATTATGCCACCTACAGGTTCAGAGACAGGAAATCGTAACTTTAATGTAGCTTTACAGCTAGGAGTTTGGTCAGAAAAAGATGGTACAGGTATTTGTTTTGACTCCAGTACAGGCTTTACATTATCCACGGGTGCAAAACGCTCTCCTGATGCTTCCTGGATGAAAGTAGAACGGTGGAATGCTTTATCATCAGAACAAAAACAAAGATTTGCACCGATTTGTCCTGATTTTGTCATTGAATTGCGATCGCCTAGCGACAACCTCCAACCCCTCAAAGATAAAATGGCAGAATATATGCAAGAGCCAGGGGTACAATTAGGTTTTTTGATTGACCGCAAACATCGCCAAGTTTATATTTATCGTCCTGGTCAATCAGAAGAATGTCTAGAAAATCCTGAGACAGTTAGCGCACATCCAATTTTACCAGGATTTTCCTTGAATATGTCTAAAATTTGGTAA
- a CDS encoding peroxiredoxin, with product MALRLGDTVPNFTQASTHGDIDFYAWAGDSWVVLFSHPADYTPVCTTELGTVAKLKPEFDKRNVKAIALSVDDVESHNGWVGDIEETQSTTLNYPILADADRKVSDLYDMIHPNANAAVTVRSVFVIDPNKKLRLTFTYPPSTGRNFDELLRVIDSLQLTDNYSVATPADWKDGDKVVIVPSLKDPEVLKEKFPKGYEVVKPYLRLTPQPNK from the coding sequence ATGGCTCTCCGTCTTGGTGATACAGTACCCAACTTTACACAAGCGTCTACACATGGCGACATAGATTTTTACGCATGGGCTGGTGATAGCTGGGTTGTGCTGTTTTCTCACCCTGCTGACTATACCCCAGTTTGTACAACTGAATTAGGAACAGTTGCCAAACTGAAACCAGAATTTGACAAGCGCAATGTGAAAGCGATCGCTCTTAGCGTTGATGATGTAGAATCTCACAACGGTTGGGTAGGCGACATTGAAGAAACTCAAAGCACCACACTCAACTACCCCATTTTGGCAGATGCAGATCGTAAAGTTTCTGACCTTTACGACATGATTCATCCTAATGCGAATGCAGCTGTAACAGTGCGTTCAGTATTTGTGATTGATCCCAACAAAAAACTCCGTCTCACCTTCACCTATCCCCCCAGCACCGGACGTAACTTTGATGAACTGTTGCGAGTCATCGATTCCTTGCAACTCACCGACAACTACAGCGTCGCTACCCCAGCCGACTGGAAAGATGGCGATAAGGTTGTCATCGTTCCCTCCCTCAAAGACCCCGAAGTCTTAAAAGAAAAATTCCCTAAAGGTTACGAAGTAGTCAAACCCTATTTGCGGTTAACTCCTCAACCTAACAAGTAA
- a CDS encoding substrate-binding domain-containing protein, whose product MANKKSKSSPIYISAGIIAASLILTYTPIPGLQQTVIIVSGTELQEPLQQLEAKFEQENPQIKLELKFQGSQDMVNKFVDHKNDFKPTILIPANGEILAELSDRLRAANNTAPFYDSPRPIAKTILVGIAWPERGKVLFPDGRFQWQKVEQAMLASNWEKIGGNKDWGSFDFVTTDPTRSNSGQVTLNLWTQSKLGTKVNSNSLNNPSVQSLFGLVKKSVYQPPRSTDILLQEFITRGPNDADVATVYESVALYRWQQSSTNNGRPYQIYYLNPSIESTATAAIVRRDVDSGTANAAKKFLDFVTQPAQQAVLVEYGFRPVNNAVDLKSVPKSPWSQNIPGAEVKPTVEKLPPPTPEMITEMQRLWERVN is encoded by the coding sequence ATGGCTAATAAAAAGTCAAAGTCTTCCCCAATTTATATATCAGCCGGAATTATTGCTGCATCGCTAATTTTAACTTATACCCCTATTCCTGGGTTACAGCAAACTGTTATTATTGTCAGTGGTACAGAATTACAGGAACCATTACAACAGCTAGAGGCAAAATTTGAGCAGGAAAATCCTCAGATTAAATTAGAACTAAAGTTTCAAGGTTCCCAAGATATGGTTAACAAATTTGTTGACCATAAAAATGATTTTAAACCTACTATATTAATTCCTGCTAATGGAGAAATTTTAGCAGAATTAAGCGATCGCCTGCGCGCCGCTAACAATACTGCCCCATTTTACGACTCTCCCCGACCCATCGCCAAAACCATATTAGTGGGTATTGCCTGGCCTGAACGTGGCAAAGTCCTCTTTCCTGATGGACGCTTCCAATGGCAAAAAGTCGAACAAGCCATGCTAGCTAGTAACTGGGAAAAAATCGGTGGTAATAAAGATTGGGGTAGCTTTGATTTTGTCACCACAGACCCCACCCGTTCTAACAGTGGACAGGTGACGTTAAATCTGTGGACACAATCAAAATTAGGCACAAAAGTTAACAGTAATAGTCTCAATAATCCATCTGTCCAATCGTTGTTTGGGTTGGTGAAAAAGTCAGTATATCAGCCACCCCGGTCTACAGATATTCTGTTGCAAGAATTTATTACCAGAGGCCCCAATGATGCTGATGTAGCTACAGTCTATGAAAGTGTCGCCCTTTATCGTTGGCAACAGTCAAGTACGAATAACGGTAGACCTTATCAAATATATTATTTAAACCCATCCATTGAATCCACAGCGACAGCCGCAATCGTCCGCCGGGACGTTGACTCAGGGACAGCGAATGCAGCCAAGAAATTTCTCGACTTTGTGACACAACCAGCACAGCAAGCAGTATTAGTTGAGTATGGTTTCCGTCCGGTGAATAATGCTGTTGATTTAAAATCTGTGCCTAAAAGTCCTTGGAGTCAAAATATTCCTGGCGCTGAAGTGAAACCAACGGTGGAAAAACTACCGCCTCCCACACCTGAGATGATTACAGAAATGCAAAGATTATGGGAAAGGGTGAATTAA
- a CDS encoding IS5 family transposase (programmed frameshift), protein MRRKSYSTDLNDSEWAILAPLIPPAKCGGHPRTTDMREVCNAIYYHLKTGCQWDMLPGDFPPSSTVYSYYRKWQKRGIWEQMNHTLRDQVRQKMGKSTQPTAIAADSQSVKTTGKKGDVYGFDGGKKVKGRKRQTLVDSLGLLLKVVVSEANAGERLLAAYTLMELLEERPELLEKVEVIWVDSGYDGDKFALSVWLMIQAHVEVIRRTNQEFQVLPKRWVVERTFGWLNQYRRLSKDYERLPEMSEAAIYAVMTRIMLRRLVV, encoded by the exons ATGAGACGAAAGTCTTATTCTACAGACCTTAATGACTCAGAATGGGCAATTTTAGCTCCTTTGATTCCACCCGCTAAATGCGGTGGGCATCCCCGAACAACTGATATGCGAGAAGTATGCAACGCTATCTACTACCATCTGAAAACAGGTTGTCAGTGGGATATGCTTCCAGGGGATTTTCCTCCTAGTTCAACTGTTTACAGCTACTATCGTAAATGGCAAAAACGAGGTATCTGGGAGCAAATGAATCATACTTTGCGCGATCAAGTTCGTCAAAAAATGGGGAAGTCAACTCAACCCACGGCGATCGCGGCAGACAGCCAGTCGGTAAAAACGACTG GAAAAAAGGGGGATGTGTACGGTTTTGATGGTGGCAAGAAGGTAAAAGGACGAAAGCGGCAAACTTTGGTTGATAGTCTGGGACTTTTGTTAAAAGTGGTTGTAAGTGAAGCAAATGCTGGAGAAAGATTACTTGCCGCCTATACTTTGATGGAACTGTTAGAAGAGCGTCCAGAATTACTGGAAAAAGTTGAAGTCATCTGGGTTGATTCCGGCTATGACGGTGATAAATTTGCGCTCTCTGTTTGGCTGATGATTCAAGCTCATGTTGAGGTAATCCGGCGTACTAATCAAGAATTTCAGGTTTTGCCCAAACGGTGGGTAGTAGAAAGAACATTTGGCTGGTTAAACCAGTACCGTCGTCTCAGTAAGGATTATGAGCGTCTCCCAGAAATGAGTGAGGCTGCCATATATGCCGTTATGACTCGTATTATGCTACGTCGTCTAGTCGTCTAA
- a CDS encoding VWA domain-containing protein, whose amino-acid sequence MILKGSWLKIRLVAVFGVLLLTACNSNSNSTDNFTGLKVKVLVGSALGDFCNQAAKNFNATQPKLDNGNAFRVECEAQGSGDVVTKLLGLTNQLKNGTLQADGADFPTIISLDGDIYHSQLIYRINQVFPGQNYIPQITDAPLLANSPMVFMAQADVAGGLQKVPDAYKALVTAKTHRDIDPSSPSLTVNYVHTAPTRSNSGLQTLVAQYTSVSGKRPEELTIADVQTFQPQIQQIQSKITRYGVSTNSLAQAMVKNGPFWASVGSVYESSVIAANSSLQPGQERYQAVYPKTTFTSNMRAIVPNAPWVSADEKAGAEKFITYWRSPDAQKFATDLGLRPGTPGVALGAKFSPEFGVVAQAKYDSLRPPKPEVVDAMLKSWQEASKKPSLVVVVVDSSGSMEGNKLPAVQNTLQNYIKNLGKKEQIALVDFDSEIREPVLVDGTPQGRDRGVQFISGLRADGGTRLYDAAMQARNWLQKNRREGAINAVLILTDGEDSGSQISLDNLSAELQKSGFSTDQRIGFFTVGYGEEGEFNPDALKKIAELNGGYYSKGDPETISRLMSDLQVEF is encoded by the coding sequence ATGATTCTCAAAGGGTCTTGGTTAAAAATACGCCTCGTAGCAGTTTTTGGTGTTCTGTTACTAACCGCTTGTAACAGTAACTCCAACTCAACAGATAATTTTACGGGTTTAAAAGTCAAAGTTCTAGTTGGCAGCGCCTTGGGAGACTTTTGTAACCAAGCTGCAAAAAATTTTAATGCAACGCAACCTAAGTTAGATAATGGTAATGCTTTTCGGGTGGAATGTGAGGCACAGGGTAGCGGTGATGTTGTTACTAAGTTGCTAGGATTGACCAATCAGTTAAAGAACGGCACTTTACAGGCTGATGGGGCAGATTTTCCCACAATAATTTCCCTGGATGGGGATATATATCACAGTCAGTTAATTTACCGCATAAACCAAGTTTTTCCGGGGCAAAATTACATTCCTCAAATTACTGATGCACCATTGCTAGCTAATAGCCCAATGGTATTTATGGCACAGGCGGATGTAGCTGGAGGTTTACAGAAAGTCCCTGATGCTTATAAGGCTTTGGTAACAGCGAAAACTCACCGCGATATCGACCCATCTTCACCATCATTAACAGTTAATTACGTCCACACTGCGCCGACTCGTTCTAATTCCGGTTTACAAACCTTAGTAGCTCAGTATACTAGTGTTTCTGGTAAGCGTCCTGAAGAATTGACCATTGCTGATGTGCAGACGTTTCAGCCGCAAATTCAGCAAATCCAAAGCAAGATTACTCGTTACGGCGTTTCTACAAATTCTCTTGCTCAAGCGATGGTGAAAAATGGGCCGTTTTGGGCTTCTGTGGGTTCTGTGTATGAATCGAGTGTGATTGCTGCCAATTCCAGCTTGCAACCAGGACAGGAGCGTTATCAGGCAGTTTACCCCAAAACAACGTTTACTTCTAATATGCGGGCAATTGTGCCGAATGCACCTTGGGTGAGTGCTGATGAGAAGGCTGGTGCAGAAAAGTTTATCACTTATTGGCGATCGCCTGATGCTCAAAAATTTGCCACAGATTTAGGTTTGCGACCAGGAACTCCAGGAGTCGCTTTAGGTGCAAAGTTCTCTCCTGAATTTGGTGTGGTAGCCCAAGCTAAGTATGATTCTCTGCGACCACCAAAACCAGAGGTGGTAGATGCAATGTTGAAATCTTGGCAGGAGGCTTCTAAAAAACCATCGTTAGTGGTGGTTGTGGTGGATTCTTCGGGGTCAATGGAGGGGAACAAGTTACCAGCCGTACAAAATACTTTGCAAAATTATATTAAGAATTTGGGCAAAAAAGAACAAATTGCTTTGGTTGATTTTGACTCAGAAATTAGAGAGCCTGTCTTAGTAGATGGTACTCCCCAAGGACGCGATCGCGGTGTGCAGTTTATTAGTGGTCTCCGTGCTGATGGTGGGACAAGATTATATGATGCTGCTATGCAGGCGCGGAATTGGCTACAAAAAAATCGTCGTGAAGGGGCGATTAATGCAGTTTTGATATTAACTGATGGGGAGGATTCCGGTTCACAAATATCTTTAGATAATCTATCAGCAGAGTTGCAAAAAAGTGGTTTTTCTACTGACCAAAGAATTGGCTTTTTTACTGTTGGTTATGGTGAGGAAGGGGAGTTTAATCCTGATGCTTTAAAGAAGATTGCTGAGTTGAATGGAGGTTATTATTCTAAAGGTGATCCGGAGACGATTTCGCGGTTGATGTCGGATTTGCAGGTTGAGTTTTAA
- a CDS encoding GNAT family N-acetyltransferase, with protein sequence MKLPLHKILKNGATVELDYIKPQEYEDVRRLLNVVIDEGQTYPQKQPLSQQEFAAYWLSQDAFVIRLSGEDGTQKPQTILGSFYIKPNFPGRCSHICNAGFIVQPGLRGQGIGKFMGESMLLVAAQLGYEAVMFNLVFETNIPSITLWQSLGFDIIGSVPDAAKLADGKVVKALIMYRALGV encoded by the coding sequence ATGAAATTACCTCTACATAAAATTCTCAAAAATGGTGCAACTGTAGAATTAGATTATATAAAACCTCAGGAATATGAAGATGTAAGAAGACTGCTCAATGTTGTCATTGATGAAGGTCAGACCTATCCACAAAAGCAACCATTATCACAACAAGAATTTGCAGCTTACTGGTTGAGTCAAGATGCCTTTGTTATTAGGTTATCTGGTGAGGATGGTACACAAAAACCACAAACAATATTAGGGTCATTTTATATCAAACCAAACTTTCCGGGACGATGCAGTCATATCTGCAACGCTGGTTTTATTGTACAACCAGGATTGCGGGGTCAGGGCATAGGTAAGTTCATGGGAGAATCTATGCTCTTGGTAGCAGCCCAATTAGGCTACGAGGCAGTAATGTTTAATTTGGTCTTTGAAACTAATATACCTTCAATCACTCTATGGCAATCCTTAGGTTTTGATATCATTGGAAGCGTTCCCGATGCGGCAAAGCTGGCTGATGGAAAGGTAGTCAAGGCGCTGATTATGTATCGTGCTTTAGGGGTATAG